From one Bacteroides eggerthii genomic stretch:
- a CDS encoding glycosyltransferase family 2 protein — protein sequence MKKIDCFIPYAGKEQAEKTVQGLQITGLVGNIHLVTTDSTLEPLPGCELLVVDMPHSSATMKAIAQKANTEYTLLYTKETTLELGMFALERMMHIAEDSDAGMVYADHYQIAGGKQTNAPVIDYQFGSLRDDFNFGSVLLFNTSRLKEAAGRITSEYNFAGLYDLRLKLSQNADLVHINEYLYSEVENDTRKSGEKIFDYVDPKNRNRQIEMEEACTEHLKEIGGYLEPEFKQIEFSAGNFEYEASVIIPVRNRIRTIRDAIRSVLSQKTDFKFNLIIIDNHSTDGTTEAIDEFKNDERLIHIIPERNDLGIGGCWNMGVHHPKCGKFAIQLDSDDVYANENTLAIMVRAFYEQNCAMVVGTYMMTDFNMNMIAPGIIDHKEWTPHNGRNNALRINGLGAPRAFYTPVLREVKVPNTSYGEDYALGLNFSRRYQIGRVYEVVYLCRRWDDNSDASLDVVKMNGHNLYKDRIRTWELQARVAMNKKN from the coding sequence ATGAAGAAGATTGATTGCTTTATTCCCTACGCAGGAAAAGAACAAGCTGAAAAGACAGTACAAGGATTACAGATTACCGGTCTCGTTGGAAATATCCACTTGGTAACAACAGACTCTACCCTTGAACCGCTGCCCGGTTGCGAACTTTTAGTTGTAGACATGCCTCATAGCAGCGCTACCATGAAAGCCATAGCACAAAAAGCGAATACGGAATATACATTGCTCTATACCAAAGAGACCACTCTTGAACTGGGAATGTTTGCACTGGAGCGCATGATGCACATCGCCGAAGATTCGGATGCGGGAATGGTATATGCCGACCATTATCAGATAGCCGGTGGCAAACAAACCAATGCCCCTGTCATAGACTACCAGTTCGGCTCGCTAAGGGATGATTTCAACTTCGGTTCAGTACTGCTCTTCAATACATCCAGACTAAAAGAGGCAGCCGGACGCATAACATCCGAGTATAACTTTGCCGGTCTCTACGACTTACGCCTGAAGTTGAGCCAAAATGCAGATCTTGTGCACATCAACGAATACCTGTACAGCGAGGTGGAAAATGATACGCGCAAAAGCGGCGAAAAGATTTTTGACTATGTCGATCCGAAGAACCGTAACCGTCAGATTGAAATGGAAGAAGCATGTACGGAACACCTGAAAGAAATAGGCGGTTATCTGGAACCGGAATTCAAGCAAATAGAATTTTCTGCCGGCAACTTCGAGTACGAGGCATCTGTCATCATCCCCGTACGCAACCGCATCCGCACCATTCGCGATGCTATCCGTTCCGTTCTAAGTCAGAAGACAGACTTCAAGTTCAACCTCATCATTATTGACAACCACTCCACAGACGGAACCACAGAAGCCATCGACGAGTTCAAAAACGATGAACGCCTCATCCATATAATCCCCGAACGCAACGATCTCGGTATCGGTGGTTGCTGGAACATGGGCGTACACCATCCCAAATGCGGAAAGTTTGCCATACAGTTGGACAGCGACGACGTATACGCCAATGAAAATACGTTGGCTATAATGGTACGCGCTTTCTACGAACAGAACTGTGCTATGGTAGTGGGTACCTACATGATGACGGACTTCAATATGAATATGATTGCACCGGGCATTATCGACCACAAGGAATGGACACCGCACAACGGGCGGAACAATGCCCTGCGCATCAACGGGCTAGGTGCACCGCGTGCATTCTATACTCCGGTGTTGCGTGAAGTTAAAGTGCCCAATACAAGCTATGGTGAAGACTATGCTTTGGGGTTGAACTTCTCCCGCCGATACCAGATAGGTCGTGTCTACGAAGTCGTTTACCTCTGCCGCCGCTGGGATGACAACTCAGACGCTTCATTGGATGTCGTTAAAATGAACGGACACAACTTGTATAAAGACCGCATCCGCACTTGGGAATTGCAGGCGCGTGTAGCAATGAACAAGAAAAACTAG
- a CDS encoding PQQ-binding-like beta-propeller repeat protein, protein MNRRLFISALLVCLLPFMAQAQQIAFRFAQLTDIHLSPSNPNPTEDLLRSIAQINATDSIDFVLVTGDITEEGDRATMEKVKSCLDLLKVKYYVALGNHETKWSDSGCTAFGEIFGGERFDFEHKGFLFLGFNSGPLMRMAYGHVVPQDIRWMTERMNQYNTGDPQQNKPVILVTHYPMIEGDVDNWYEVTDAVRPYNIRLFIGGHYHRNRDLRYDGIPGVLMRSNLRDKDGKPGYGIYEITKDSIRVYTQRIGEPKKQWAGFSLTESYYERNGKAEKYPDFSVNKEYPQVKEQWITKTGVGIYCSPAVEKDKVFIGDDMGYLTAYALKDGKALWRFQSGKRIVGTPAVSEGIVVFGSADCKIYGLNAQNGNLLWTVETSEPVLGAVTIDNGTAYIGASDHTFRAINTCNGEIKWTFTGVKGYIETKPLVTDSKVIFGAWDNTLYALNKADGRELWKWTGGLTRMHFSPAAVWPVAAEGKVFITDPQRAMTAIEIETGNTVWRTFQSMVRETIGLSEDGERIYSKTMNDSIVCYSTKGSHPHELWASNVGFGYEHAPSMQVEKDGIVFGSTKEGLIFALEAKTGKVLWKHKIGNSLISTVVPLSGNRILFTATGGEAGLLKFKIKK, encoded by the coding sequence ATGAACCGAAGACTATTCATCAGTGCCCTGCTTGTGTGCCTGCTGCCGTTTATGGCGCAGGCGCAACAAATAGCGTTCCGCTTCGCACAATTGACGGACATTCATCTAAGTCCAAGCAACCCCAACCCTACCGAAGACCTGTTGCGTTCTATCGCACAGATAAATGCCACAGACAGCATCGACTTTGTATTAGTAACAGGAGACATCACCGAGGAAGGCGATCGTGCCACTATGGAAAAAGTAAAATCATGCCTTGACCTGCTGAAAGTGAAATACTATGTGGCACTGGGCAACCATGAAACCAAATGGAGCGATTCCGGCTGTACCGCCTTCGGAGAAATCTTCGGTGGCGAACGGTTCGATTTCGAACACAAAGGATTCTTATTTTTAGGTTTTAACTCCGGGCCCCTGATGCGTATGGCATACGGGCATGTCGTTCCCCAGGATATCCGTTGGATGACGGAAAGAATGAATCAATACAACACCGGAGATCCTCAACAGAACAAGCCTGTAATACTTGTGACCCACTACCCAATGATAGAAGGCGATGTGGATAACTGGTATGAGGTGACAGATGCCGTACGTCCGTATAACATACGCCTATTCATCGGCGGACACTATCACCGTAACCGCGATTTGCGTTATGACGGTATTCCGGGAGTATTAATGCGCAGCAACCTGCGTGACAAGGATGGGAAACCGGGTTATGGCATCTACGAGATAACCAAGGACTCCATTCGCGTCTATACACAACGTATCGGAGAGCCGAAAAAACAATGGGCAGGTTTCTCCCTGACAGAATCGTATTACGAGCGCAATGGGAAAGCCGAAAAATATCCGGACTTCTCCGTAAACAAAGAATATCCGCAGGTGAAAGAACAATGGATAACAAAAACCGGAGTCGGCATTTATTGCTCGCCAGCTGTAGAAAAGGATAAAGTCTTCATCGGTGACGACATGGGATACCTGACCGCCTATGCTCTTAAAGACGGCAAGGCGCTATGGCGTTTCCAGTCCGGAAAAAGAATCGTCGGAACACCCGCTGTCAGCGAGGGGATTGTTGTTTTCGGTTCCGCAGACTGCAAAATATACGGTCTGAATGCTCAAAACGGAAACTTATTGTGGACAGTGGAAACCTCCGAACCCGTATTGGGGGCAGTAACCATAGACAACGGCACTGCCTATATAGGCGCCAGCGACCATACCTTTCGCGCCATCAACACCTGCAACGGAGAGATAAAGTGGACTTTTACAGGTGTAAAGGGTTACATTGAAACCAAACCTCTGGTGACGGACAGCAAAGTCATCTTCGGTGCATGGGACAACACTTTGTATGCGCTGAATAAGGCAGACGGCAGGGAGTTATGGAAATGGACAGGCGGACTGACCCGCATGCACTTTTCTCCGGCAGCCGTATGGCCGGTAGCCGCAGAGGGGAAAGTATTCATCACCGACCCGCAACGCGCCATGACTGCCATTGAGATAGAAACAGGCAATACCGTATGGCGCACCTTCCAGTCTATGGTACGCGAAACGATAGGATTGTCCGAAGATGGAGAACGCATTTACAGCAAAACGATGAACGACAGTATCGTCTGCTACTCCACCAAAGGCAGCCACCCGCATGAATTATGGGCATCCAATGTCGGATTCGGCTACGAGCACGCACCTTCCATGCAGGTCGAAAAAGATGGGATCGTATTTGGAAGCACAAAAGAAGGTCTTATCTTCGCATTGGAGGCTAAGACCGGAAAAGTATTGTGGAAACACAAAATAGGTAACTCCCTTATAAGCACCGTAGTGCCGCTAAGCGGTAACCGGATACTGTTCACCGCCACCGGAGGAGAGGCAGGGTTACTTAAATTCAAAATAAAAAAATAA
- a CDS encoding xanthan lyase produces MSVRLHFLFSMLVAVLIPHTGGAQELSPEIRQEIGKFLDATARKEVSIGHITIDSVAIKGNALQLFANMNCSYIPFRENNVAEIYQGISALLPAELTKYRLQLHTNKHCIEELIPQALRSKRDKKALVFSQEVKKPLVTKVSRPYTPTNGLQNRHIALWQSHGFYYEPKLDRWEWQRARCLQTVEDLYTQSFVLPYLVPMLENAGANVLIPRERDCQTAEIIIDNDGCLNTRSIYTEKVTDKPWMQGVGKGFAHLRPLYTDFENPFKEGTFRTIETIKKGKESVAEWIPEIPRDGQYAVYVSYHTVPNSSDDALYTVHHKGGASRFKVNQQMGGGTWIYLGTFGFDAGQDNAYKVTLSNRSAKAGQTVTADAIKIGGGMGNIARRISEEGATDNLKSSDKTANSSDETKQTKTTHQSPYTAIYQESGYPRFCEAARYWMQWAGIPDSVYSESQGKNDYTDDYKSRAIWVNYLAGGSAANPTERGLNIPVDMAFAFHSDAGTTLNDSIIGTLGIYQTDSYKGVFANGASRYLSHDLTDLIQSNIVRDIRTLYEPQWTRRGKWDQSYYEARVPQVPTMLLELLSHQNFADMRYGLDPRFRFTVSRAIYKGMLQFLCSQYRTNYIVQPLPVDHMALRMISENEIELTWQAVADPLEPTANAEKYIVYTRTGNGDFDNGVVVDKNSYRTTLPAGVVCSYKVTALNKGGESFPSEILSAGQAFNSKGTVLVVNGFDRISAPADFVAAPPADTLLAGFLDELDHGVPYIKDISYIGKMKEYRRSIPWMDDDASGFGDSYSNYETQVIAGNTFDYPALHGTAILKAGYSFVSCSDEAVEDGQITLNDYKYTDLILGKECQTKIGRGGVKPLEFKTFSKPMQECITAYCNQGGNIFISGAYVGTDLWDNRLITAKEEDKKFAMEVLKYKWRAGQAAIMGKVKCVTSPFPSLTGNYTYYNELNSDSYVVESPDAIEPATEGAYTIMRYPENNLSAGVAYQGSYKTCVLGFPFESLRTTEEREYLMNAIMTFFDSNTKK; encoded by the coding sequence ATGAGTGTAAGACTTCACTTTTTATTCAGTATGCTTGTCGCCGTCCTTATCCCCCATACGGGCGGCGCGCAAGAACTCTCTCCAGAAATCCGCCAAGAAATAGGAAAATTTCTGGATGCTACCGCGCGAAAAGAGGTATCCATAGGACACATCACGATTGACTCCGTTGCCATAAAGGGTAACGCTCTGCAACTGTTTGCCAACATGAACTGTTCCTACATTCCTTTCCGGGAAAATAACGTGGCAGAGATTTATCAAGGAATCAGCGCCTTGTTACCGGCCGAACTTACAAAATACAGATTGCAGTTACATACCAATAAACACTGTATTGAAGAACTGATACCTCAGGCGCTTCGTTCAAAAAGAGATAAAAAAGCCCTGGTATTCAGCCAAGAAGTGAAAAAGCCTTTGGTGACCAAAGTATCCAGACCCTATACGCCCACTAACGGATTGCAGAATCGCCACATAGCCTTATGGCAAAGCCATGGTTTCTACTATGAGCCGAAACTAGACCGTTGGGAGTGGCAACGCGCCCGCTGTCTTCAGACTGTGGAGGACCTGTATACACAAAGTTTTGTTCTCCCCTACCTCGTCCCGATGCTGGAAAATGCCGGAGCCAATGTGCTGATTCCACGTGAGCGTGACTGCCAGACTGCCGAAATCATTATTGATAACGACGGTTGCCTCAATACACGCTCCATTTATACGGAAAAGGTAACCGACAAGCCTTGGATGCAAGGTGTCGGAAAAGGTTTTGCACATCTACGCCCGTTATACACCGATTTTGAGAATCCATTTAAAGAAGGAACATTCCGCACCATAGAGACTATTAAGAAAGGAAAAGAAAGCGTTGCCGAATGGATACCCGAAATTCCCCGGGACGGACAATACGCAGTCTATGTATCCTATCATACCGTCCCGAACAGCAGTGATGACGCCCTCTACACCGTCCACCATAAAGGCGGAGCATCCCGGTTCAAAGTCAACCAGCAGATGGGCGGTGGTACCTGGATTTATTTAGGCACTTTCGGTTTCGACGCAGGACAGGATAATGCATACAAAGTAACCTTGAGCAATCGTTCCGCCAAAGCCGGACAAACAGTGACAGCCGATGCGATCAAAATAGGCGGCGGCATGGGTAACATTGCCCGTCGCATTTCGGAAGAAGGTGCTACGGATAATCTGAAAAGCTCCGATAAAACCGCCAATTCATCGGATGAAACCAAACAGACTAAAACCACACATCAGTCACCCTATACAGCCATATATCAGGAAAGCGGCTATCCGCGTTTCTGCGAAGCCGCCCGTTATTGGATGCAATGGGCAGGCATCCCGGACAGTGTGTATTCGGAAAGTCAGGGTAAGAATGATTACACAGATGATTATAAAAGCCGCGCTATATGGGTGAATTATCTCGCCGGTGGTTCTGCTGCCAATCCCACAGAAAGAGGTCTGAACATTCCGGTAGATATGGCATTCGCCTTCCATTCGGATGCCGGAACCACACTCAACGACTCCATCATCGGAACACTCGGCATTTACCAAACTGACTCCTACAAGGGGGTGTTCGCCAACGGCGCGTCACGCTATCTCTCACATGATTTGACGGACCTGATTCAGTCCAATATCGTGCGCGATATCCGCACTCTTTACGAACCCCAATGGACACGCCGCGGAAAATGGGATCAATCGTATTACGAAGCGCGTGTACCCCAAGTGCCGACTATGCTGCTTGAGTTACTTTCCCACCAGAATTTCGCAGATATGCGATACGGGCTTGATCCGCGTTTTCGCTTTACGGTAAGCCGCGCCATCTACAAAGGAATGTTGCAGTTCCTCTGCTCACAATACCGCACGAACTATATCGTGCAGCCTTTACCGGTCGACCACATGGCCCTGCGTATGATAAGTGAAAATGAGATTGAACTAACCTGGCAAGCAGTAGCCGATCCATTGGAACCGACAGCCAATGCCGAAAAATACATTGTCTACACCCGTACCGGCAACGGCGACTTTGACAACGGCGTAGTAGTAGATAAAAACAGCTATCGCACCACGCTTCCGGCGGGTGTTGTATGCAGCTACAAAGTAACCGCCCTCAACAAAGGTGGTGAAAGTTTCCCCTCCGAAATACTTTCGGCAGGGCAGGCTTTCAACAGCAAAGGGACCGTATTGGTAGTGAATGGGTTTGACCGCATCAGTGCACCCGCTGATTTTGTCGCTGCCCCTCCGGCAGATACATTGCTTGCCGGCTTTCTGGATGAATTAGACCATGGAGTGCCCTACATCAAAGACATCAGTTATATAGGAAAAATGAAAGAGTACCGTCGCTCCATCCCCTGGATGGATGATGACGCGTCCGGTTTCGGTGACAGTTACAGTAATTATGAGACACAGGTCATCGCCGGAAACACGTTCGATTATCCGGCCCTGCATGGAACTGCCATACTGAAGGCAGGTTACTCCTTTGTGTCATGCAGCGACGAAGCTGTTGAAGATGGGCAAATAACCTTGAACGATTATAAATACACCGATCTTATCCTCGGCAAAGAATGTCAAACCAAGATAGGTAGAGGCGGAGTAAAACCTCTGGAGTTCAAAACATTCAGCAAACCGATGCAAGAATGTATTACGGCCTACTGCAACCAGGGCGGCAACATCTTCATATCTGGAGCATACGTAGGGACAGACCTATGGGATAACCGCCTTATTACTGCCAAAGAAGAAGATAAGAAATTTGCAATGGAAGTCCTGAAATATAAGTGGCGTGCGGGACAAGCAGCCATTATGGGCAAGGTGAAGTGCGTAACTTCCCCGTTCCCCTCCCTTACAGGAAACTATACCTATTACAATGAGCTGAACTCTGATTCTTACGTCGTAGAATCTCCCGATGCTATTGAACCTGCTACGGAAGGAGCATATACAATCATGCGTTACCCGGAAAATAACCTGAGCGCCGGCGTAGCCTATCAAGGCAGTTATAAGACTTGCGTATTAGGTTTTCCTTTCGAGTCACTGCGTACTACGGAAGAAAGAGAATATCTGATGAACGCCATTATGACGTTTTTCGACAGCAATACCAAAAAGTAA
- a CDS encoding sodium:solute symporter: MNPLSVIITIAAYFIILFTVSYIAGRKADNAGFFVGNRKSSWYVVAFAMIGSSISGVTYVSVPGMVASSSFGYLQMVLGFVAGQLIIAFILTPLFYRMNLVSIYEYLENRFGMSSYHTGAWFFFISKMLGAAVRLFLVCLTLQLLVFEPFGLPFILNVAITVALVWLYTFRGGVKSLIWTDSLKTFCLVVSVVLCICYIASDLNLSFTSMISTIADSDMSRIFFFDDINSKQYFFKQFFAGAFTMVAMTGLDQDMMQRNLSCKNFKDSQKNMITSIISQCFVILLFLMLGVLLYTFADSQGIQVDKSDKLFPVIATGNYFPVIVGILFIIGLISSAYSAAGSALTALTTSFTVDILGTKGKTEEEVVKIRKRVHVGMAVIMGVTIFVFNLLNNTSVIDAVYILASYTYGPILGLFAFGIFMKQQVHDKYIPAVAVASPFLCFILQKNSEAWFNGYQFSYELLIFNALFTFIGLCILIRKNKKNI; the protein is encoded by the coding sequence ATGAATCCACTATCCGTTATCATTACTATTGCCGCCTATTTTATAATACTGTTCACAGTATCCTACATTGCCGGCAGAAAAGCAGACAATGCGGGTTTCTTTGTAGGCAACCGCAAGTCATCCTGGTATGTGGTAGCCTTTGCAATGATTGGTTCCAGCATATCGGGAGTGACATACGTGTCTGTACCCGGCATGGTTGCTTCCAGTAGTTTCGGATATCTACAAATGGTATTGGGCTTCGTAGCCGGGCAGTTAATCATTGCTTTTATTTTGACACCATTGTTCTACCGGATGAATTTGGTTTCCATTTATGAATACTTGGAGAACCGCTTCGGAATGTCTTCATACCACACCGGAGCGTGGTTCTTTTTTATCTCTAAAATGCTGGGAGCAGCAGTACGCTTATTCCTGGTTTGCCTGACCTTGCAACTACTGGTTTTTGAACCGTTTGGCCTGCCGTTTATTCTAAATGTGGCTATCACCGTAGCATTGGTATGGTTGTACACATTCCGCGGTGGAGTGAAATCACTTATCTGGACAGATTCCTTGAAAACTTTTTGCCTTGTTGTCTCTGTGGTGTTATGCATCTGTTACATAGCTTCCGACCTGAACCTGTCTTTTACAAGCATGATAAGCACGATTGCCGACAGTGACATGTCCCGCATTTTCTTTTTCGATGACATCAACAGCAAACAATATTTCTTCAAGCAGTTTTTCGCCGGAGCGTTCACCATGGTAGCCATGACTGGATTAGACCAAGATATGATGCAACGCAATCTCAGTTGTAAAAACTTCAAAGACTCGCAAAAGAATATGATCACCAGCATCATTTCACAGTGCTTCGTTATTCTGCTGTTCCTGATGCTAGGTGTGTTGCTTTACACATTTGCCGACAGCCAAGGCATACAAGTGGATAAAAGCGATAAACTCTTCCCCGTAATCGCCACCGGGAATTACTTCCCTGTCATTGTAGGTATTCTGTTTATCATCGGACTGATTTCCTCCGCCTATTCGGCAGCCGGCTCTGCATTGACTGCACTCACAACGTCTTTCACCGTAGATATTCTAGGCACGAAAGGCAAGACGGAAGAAGAGGTTGTGAAAATCCGGAAACGGGTGCACGTGGGAATGGCCGTAATAATGGGGGTCACTATCTTTGTGTTCAATCTGTTGAACAATACCAGCGTAATCGATGCCGTATATATTCTGGCAAGCTACACATACGGTCCTATCCTGGGTCTGTTTGCCTTCGGCATCTTTATGAAGCAGCAAGTGCATGATAAATATATACCGGCAGTAGCTGTCGCTTCCCCGTTTCTCTGTTTTATCCTGCAAAAGAATTCGGAGGCATGGTTCAACGGTTATCAGTTCAGCTATGAGTTACTCATATTCAACGCATTGTTCACATTCATCGGACTCTGCATATTGATAAGAAAAAACAAGAAAAACATTTAA
- a CDS encoding exo-beta-N-acetylmuramidase NamZ domain-containing protein: MKKLLLLTILLCSSLLCQAQKERPILGDEQTAEYFPILKGKRIAIFSNHTGMVGDKHLLDILLENEFNVVAIFSPEHGFRGNADAGEHVSSSVDKKTGVPILSLYDGKDKKPSEASMRKFDILVIDIQDVGLRFYTYYITMCRLMDACAEYNRKVLLLDRPNPNGHYVDGPILDMKYKSGVGWLPIPIVHGMTLGELALMVNGERWLPASRVCDLIVIPCKNYTHQTKYTLPVPPSPNLPNMKSVYLYPATCYFEATPVSLGRGTSFPFQIYGHPNMTGYTYSFTPKSVPGAKNPPQLNKLCHGVNLSNMSDEEIWKRGVDLSYIIDAYKNLNMGDHFFRPFFELLVGTDYVRKMIKDGKSAEEIKSCWKGDVERFKEQRKPYLLYKE, encoded by the coding sequence ATGAAGAAACTACTACTATTAACCATTCTGCTGTGTAGTTCACTGTTGTGTCAGGCACAAAAGGAACGCCCGATTCTGGGCGATGAGCAGACCGCAGAATATTTTCCAATTCTAAAAGGTAAACGGATTGCCATCTTTTCCAATCATACCGGCATGGTGGGAGACAAGCACTTACTGGATATCCTATTGGAAAATGAATTCAATGTAGTAGCCATATTCTCACCCGAACATGGTTTTCGCGGAAATGCAGATGCAGGAGAACACGTATCCAGCTCTGTCGATAAGAAAACAGGCGTGCCTATCCTTTCCCTTTATGACGGAAAAGACAAGAAACCGAGTGAGGCATCCATGAGGAAGTTCGACATACTGGTAATCGATATACAGGATGTAGGCTTACGATTTTATACCTATTATATAACAATGTGCCGGTTGATGGACGCTTGTGCCGAATATAACCGCAAGGTATTGCTGTTGGACCGGCCCAATCCGAACGGACATTACGTGGACGGGCCCATATTGGATATGAAATATAAATCCGGAGTAGGCTGGCTGCCCATCCCCATTGTGCATGGCATGACTCTGGGCGAACTGGCACTAATGGTAAACGGAGAACGTTGGCTACCGGCTTCACGCGTATGCGACCTCATCGTCATACCTTGCAAGAACTACACGCATCAGACAAAATACACATTGCCGGTTCCACCATCTCCCAACCTTCCGAACATGAAATCGGTCTATTTATATCCGGCTACTTGTTACTTCGAAGCAACTCCCGTCAGTTTGGGAAGAGGCACCTCCTTCCCCTTCCAAATATACGGCCACCCTAATATGACAGGTTACACTTACAGCTTCACGCCCAAAAGCGTTCCCGGAGCTAAGAATCCGCCCCAGCTGAACAAGCTATGCCATGGCGTAAATCTCAGCAATATGAGCGATGAGGAAATCTGGAAACGAGGAGTAGACCTGAGCTATATAATTGATGCTTATAAAAACTTGAATATGGGCGATCATTTCTTCCGCCCTTTCTTCGAACTGCTGGTAGGCACAGACTATGTCCGGAAGATGATAAAAGACGGAAAGAGCGCGGAAGAAATTAAAAGCTGTTGGAAAGGCGATGTGGAAAGGTTCAAAGAGCAAAGGAAGCCCTATTTGCTCTACAAAGAATAG
- a CDS encoding RagB/SusD family nutrient uptake outer membrane protein, which produces MKKLFIYGTIVLMALTSCNDLLDKEPLDTFSNTPEYWSNTDNLENQCNTFLNNYSGYGNGSGGGWFYFKTLSDDQVDNDSHTWTYTNVVAKSSNWSDPFVEIRRAAYIIEGVRSSFLDNAVKANYEGIARLNRAWEYFQLVRMYGDVQWIDKVIDSNDKETLLAERTDRDIVMDNVLDDLKYACENMTGTNKQRFNKDMALAMTADICLWEGTFCKYRTQNENGKAADNTRAQKFLQECVIACEALMAKNYKLREDYQSIYNSVDLSKDTEIIFYKPYSKDAFMHSTIDYTVNTSGTHGMSKDAFDSYLFLDGKPLATTEENTNDAATLVNGEYSLANVLAVRDKRLAATIDPVLAFRGHAYSRAGVAPFTASTGYGVAKFDNTSLDLYNRNQIGTAYTDAPIYWLSIIYLNYAEAKAELGTLTQLDLNNTINKLQARAGLPDMTTTPADDPANNMGVSNLIWEIRRCRRCELMFDNWYRYWDLIRWHQLELLDSKKHPNVFLGANLENVANPEETLKGKYLDASDGQNRIYERKHYLYPIPTGQLTLNKNMKQNLDWEISNK; this is translated from the coding sequence ATGAAAAAACTATTTATATACGGAACCATAGTTTTAATGGCCTTGACAAGTTGCAATGATTTGCTTGACAAAGAGCCGTTAGACACTTTCTCCAATACCCCAGAGTACTGGAGCAACACTGACAATCTGGAAAACCAGTGCAATACTTTCCTCAACAACTACTCCGGCTACGGAAACGGAAGTGGCGGAGGATGGTTCTATTTCAAAACCTTAAGTGATGACCAGGTAGACAATGACTCACATACCTGGACTTACACAAACGTGGTTGCCAAATCTAGTAACTGGTCCGATCCATTTGTTGAAATCCGTCGTGCCGCTTACATCATAGAGGGTGTACGCTCGTCTTTCCTGGATAATGCCGTAAAGGCTAACTATGAAGGAATCGCCCGTTTGAATCGTGCATGGGAGTACTTTCAGCTTGTGCGCATGTACGGCGATGTACAATGGATAGACAAAGTGATAGATTCGAACGATAAGGAAACCCTTCTTGCAGAACGTACCGACCGCGACATTGTTATGGACAATGTCCTGGATGACTTAAAATATGCCTGTGAGAACATGACCGGTACCAACAAGCAACGTTTCAATAAAGACATGGCGCTTGCTATGACAGCCGACATTTGTTTATGGGAAGGCACATTCTGTAAATACCGCACCCAAAACGAAAACGGAAAAGCTGCAGACAACACCCGGGCACAGAAGTTTTTGCAAGAGTGTGTAATAGCCTGTGAAGCTCTGATGGCCAAGAACTATAAATTAAGAGAAGATTATCAATCCATCTATAACTCGGTCGACCTCTCCAAGGATACGGAAATCATTTTCTACAAACCTTACTCCAAAGATGCCTTCATGCATTCCACTATCGATTATACAGTAAACACGAGTGGCACACATGGCATGTCAAAGGATGCATTTGACAGCTACCTGTTTTTGGACGGAAAGCCGCTGGCTACAACGGAAGAGAACACAAACGATGCGGCTACACTTGTTAACGGCGAATATTCACTGGCAAACGTACTTGCAGTCCGCGACAAACGCCTGGCAGCTACTATCGATCCGGTATTGGCATTCAGAGGGCATGCTTACAGCCGTGCCGGCGTAGCTCCTTTCACAGCATCGACAGGCTATGGAGTAGCCAAATTCGACAATACGTCTCTGGATCTCTACAATCGTAACCAAATTGGTACTGCCTATACAGATGCCCCCATCTACTGGCTTTCCATTATCTATCTGAACTATGCAGAAGCAAAAGCAGAATTGGGTACATTGACACAGCTCGATCTAAATAACACAATCAATAAATTACAAGCCCGCGCCGGTCTGCCTGATATGACAACCACCCCGGCAGACGATCCTGCCAATAATATGGGAGTTAGCAATTTGATATGGGAAATCCGCCGTTGTCGCCGTTGCGAACTTATGTTTGACAACTGGTACCGTTATTGGGATCTCATCCGTTGGCATCAATTGGAATTATTGGATAGCAAGAAGCATCCTAATGTCTTTTTGGGTGCCAATCTGGAAAATGTGGCCAATCCTGAAGAAACTTTGAAAGGCAAATACCTCGATGCTTCCGACGGCCAGAACCGTATTTACGAAAGAAAACACTATCTCTATCCGATACCAACCGGACAATTGACTCTAAACAAAAATATGAAACAGAATTTAGACTGGGAAATATCGAATAAATGA